In the Fibrobacter succinogenes genome, TTTTGCCCGTTTCGTACTGGATTGATGCTCTGCGCGAAGACGTTAAGCAATCGTACATCGCCGAAAATCCAGAAATCAAAGAAAATTGGGACTCACGATTTGGCGACCGCGAAAATCAGGTCGTATTCATCGGCAAAGGCTACAACAAGGAAGACATCATGCTCGAACTTGAAAAATGCCTTGACGAGAGAGCGTTTGCTTAACTCGGCAAATTTCACTTTAGAAAAATTCTTCAAAGGCCTTTGCGTTGGCGTAAAGGTCTTTTCCTTTCCAGTCAAAGAGCCCGGCGCCCCACGCACCGCCAATTGTCGGTTCCCAGAAGAACGTACCAATCCAGCGATTCATGCCGCTGATCATTTCGCGCGTCTTTTTACGGGAGCCATCGAATTTGTAATGGTTATCGGAATCACCGCCGTTGTATTCAGCTACGATAAATTCCATTTTTGAATACTTTGTCGTAACTATATTGAACAAATTTTTCCAATTATCGGGAGTGCCATCGCCGTATGCAGTGTAAGCGGAAAAGCCCATCACATCAGCCGGAACCTTATAATCGTCAAAGATGACGCCCATCCACCAGGTAACCGTATTTGCTTGGCGGATACGTTCGATGTGGAGCACAGTTTTCGTTGTCGGAGAAACTTCTTTGACGGCCTTGATACCGGCGTTGAAATACTTGGCCGCATTCGCCTTGCCCGCCGCGGTTCCCATGTCGCCATTGACTGAAGTGGCCGCCTTATCGACACCATTTCCCCAGCAGTCCGTTTTGCTGTTCGGCTTGTGGATCAATATGCCCGGAGTCGTTTCGTTGCCAACCTGCACCATGTCCGGCGTTGCACCGGCATTCTTAAGAGCAATCATCAAGTCCTTCGTGTAAGCGTAAACGGAATCCGCCATCGCATTAGCGTTATTCACGCCGCGCCAGCGTTCAGGAATAATTTGCTTGCCCGGATCCGCCCAGACATCGCTGTAATGGATATCCACGAGGAGCCCCATGCCTGCAGCCTTGACTTTTTTCGCATAAGCCACAACATGTTCCTTGTCGCCATAAGCTTCGGCATCATGGCCGCAGCCACTTGCCGCATAGCCATACTTAGCCTTGGGCGATACAAACGTGCGCAAACGAATCGAGTTGAATCCGTGATTTTTCAAAATCGTGAAGATATCGCTTTCTTTGCCATCGACATCGTAAAATTTTGTGTTATTTCGTTCGTATTCTTGGACTTCAGAAATATCAGCGCCATTAAAGAAATCAATTTTGATAGGTTGTGCGGAAGATGAAGATTCTCTCGAAGAGGATAGTTGCGACGCATTAGAAGACGAAGACAGAGCTTCGGACGAGGATGAATTCTGCGATGGTTCAGATGAAGTCGGTTCTACCGCAGACGATGTTGCTACAGATGAAGATGATTCTGAATCAAGTTCGGAATGACATGACGAAAGAGCCTCAGTGGATGAACTTGAAGATGAAATCTTTGCAGACGATAACGCAAGAGACGAAGACCAAGCCCCTGCAAAGGATGAAGACGAATATGGGGTCGCATCCGAAGAGGATCCAAGCGATTCCTGCGCAGACGAAGAATTTAAAGCATAAACTGGCGATGAAGCAGGATCATCACCACAACCCTGCGAAAGAATCGCAAGCGAAACGCACGCTAAACCGATAAAAGAATATTTTAGAATACTCATGCCAAACCCAATGTCAATACGTCATTCTGAGCCTTTTTATGGCGAAGAATCCAGTTACAAAACTTCCTAGATCTTTCACTCCGTTCAGGATGACAAAATGCAAAGTCCATCCATTCTAAAAATACATCTTAATCGCCATTCCTCAAAATTTTAAATTGTAAAATTCCTGCATAAAAATTAAATTTCACATATGCTCAACGCGGAACTTCTTACATCGGCAAAAGTCCAAGATTTCATCGAACTCGCGACCAAGAAAAAAATGGACGCGTTGCAAGTTTCGACGCATTTGGCCAAGGAATTCAGCAACGAAGACCGCGCCGCGATTATGGACTACATGGCACTCGTCCCCAAATTTAGAGACAAGTTCTTTGCCGAAAATTCCATAAAATCCGCGAAAAACGCACCAGCAGCATTCTTACTTTGCGATAAGCTCGCTTTGGAACAGAGTACCGCCCAAGATATCGGCCGTTGGAAATCGACACTTTGGGAACGCGCCCGCCAAGCGAACAAAAGTAATAGCGAAAATAAAAGCAGCGAAACTGCCCCCGTCGTTCACGATCTGTGCTGCGGCATGGGAGGCGATTCCTTCTACTTATCTAAAGACTTTTTGACCATCGGTGTAGACCTCGACGAAAACCGCCTTGAAATGTACCGCTACAACAGCAAGGTCATGCGAGATTCGAACGACCACACCATTCTCGCCGATGTCCGCGAAATCGCCAAGCAAAACGATTCCGAGCACGCGACGCTCGCCCAGCCCAAAGCGGACTACTTCACGATTGACCCCGCCCGCCGAGCCATCGAAGGAGAAAACCAGCGCGACTTGCGCAACCTCACGCCCACGTTCGAAGAAGTCATCGAAATTTCAAAGCATTACAAAGGCGGCATGGCGAAAATTCCGCCTGGTTACCCCATTTGCGAAATCCCGCAAGGCACAGAAATCTTATACATCGGTTCGCGCACGGACTGCCGCGAATGTTTAGTGCTGTTCGGCGAACTCGCCAAGAATCCCGACCATGTACGCGCCGTGATGGTCGATAAAACAGGCAACACCATCGCTGAATGGAACGAGATGCGCGACGAAAAACGCGAAGCCCGCAACGAGAGCGAGCAATCACAATACGACCACAACTACGAACTTGAAGGCCGCGACCGCGTCTACACCACAGCAAGCAGCGAATCCGACTTGCCGCTCGGAAGCGTTTCAAAGTTCATTTCGGAACCTTCCCCCGTACTGCTCCGCAGCCACCTCTTTGGCGTTGTCGCACTCGCCCACGATGAATCAACGCACCTAATTTCACCGGGCATCGCTTACGTGACGAGCGAAAAGCCTCTCCCCGCGCCTGGTTTCTCGAACTTCGAAGTTCTCGATTCCGCTGAAATTTCGACCGGAGCCGTCCGCGCGATGCTCAAGGCCCACGACATCGGGAAACTCACGCTCAAGCTCCGAGGCGTCAAAGTTGATCCCGACCAAGAAATCAAACGCCTCAAGCCGAAAGGCAAGAACACAGCAACGCTATTCTACACACGCCTCAACGGCGAGAAAATCGCGATACTTACGAGGAGAATCGAATAGCACCTCAAGAACTTAACTGGATGGAGCAAAGCTCCAACTCTTTGGCTCGGTTATGCCCATGCAAGCATGGTCGCAACACTCGCCTTCTGAGTTGTCTTCGACTTCGCTCAGGATGACAAGAAACAAATCAACTTCTAACCGTCTACTTCCTACTGTCTACTATATCATGTCCGTCAAACTTGAACAATCTTGGCTGAACCTGCTCGCTGACCAGTTCGAACAGCCGTATTTCAAACAAATTAAAGCAAAACTTTTGCAAGAACATGCAGAACATCACGTGGTGTATCCTCCTGGACCACAGATTTTTGCTGCCCTCGACTATTGCCCCGTCGATAAAGTCAAGGCAGTCATCATCGGGCAAGACCCATACCACAATCCAGGCCAAGCCCACGGTCTCTGCTTCTCGGTGCCGTTCGGCATTGAGCCGCCGCCCTCCCTAATCAACATTTTCCAAGAACTCCACGACGATCTCGGTATCACGCCGCCGCCACACGGGAACTTGGAAGGTTGGGCCCATCAAGGAATTTTACTTTTAAACGCCTCGCTCACGGTACGCGCCCACATGGCTGCCAGCCACGCAGGCATTGGCTGGCAACAGTTCACGGACACGATTATCCAGCGTCTTTCGCAAGTCCGCGAAAACCTCGTCTTTTTGCTCTGGGGCAGTTTCGCCATCAAAAAGCAAGTGCTCATCGCACCCAATCGCGGGCACCTGATTCTCACCGCTCCGCACCCGAGCCCCCTCTCGGCATACCGCGGATTCTTCGGTTGCAAGCACTTTAGCAAAGCAAACGCTTACCTTGTCAGCAAAGGACTCGAACCAATCGACTGGAGCATTAAATAAAGTAGGAAGTAGACAGTAGGCTGTAGGAAGTGATTAGTGGTTAGTAAACAGTGGTTGGTGGTTTGGTTCGGTAGTCTCGCCGACCTTGTGTCATCCTGAGCGAAGTGTAACGGAGTCGAAGGATCCAGTGAATTTAGACGAGTAAATAAAAAATATAGAAGGGAGAATATATATGTCCAAAACGCAAACGCACAACGATAACATCGACAAAGAAGTCAACAGAAATAAAGTCATCGTCAAGACTAGCGTTGTCGGGATTGTCACTAACGTCATTCTCGCGAGCGTCAAGGCGGTTATCGGCCTTATGGCAAACTCCATTGCCGTCGTTCTCGACGCCGTGAACAACCTCTCGGACGCGCTTTCATCCATCATTACAATTGTCGGCAACAAGCTCTCGCGGAAATTGCCCAACGAAAAGCACCCGCTCGGATACGGCCGCATTGAATACCTGACCGCCATGGTCATCGCCTCCATCGTGATTTACGCGGGCATCACCTCTTGCGTGGAATCCGTCAAGAAAATCATCCACCCCGAAGCAGCCGACTACTCCACCGTTTCGCTTGTCATCATCGCCATAGCCGTGGTCGTGAAAGTCGTCCTCGGGCGTTACGTGAAATCGCAAGGCGAACGCGTGAATTCCGGTTCGCTCATCGCCTCCGGCTCCGATGCTCTCTTTGACGCCATCCTCTCCCTTTCCGTTCTCGCCTCGGCACTCATCTTCATTTTCACGGGACTCTCGCTTGAAGCCTACGTCGGCGTTCTGATTTCCATCTTCATCGTCAAAGCAGGCTTTGAAATGTTGAAGGATACCGTCAGCGACTTGCTCGGCAAGAAAAATGATAACGAACTTACCAAGCAAATCAAGAGCCTCATCCGCAGCGAAGAAGGCATCCACGGTGCATACGATCTCGTCATCAATGATTACGGCCCCGAAAAGAAGCTCGCCTCCGTGCACGTGGAACTCCCCGATACCATGACCGTTGCCGACCTGGATTCTCTCACGCGCAAAATTGAAAAAAAGGTCTATCGCGAAACAGGCGTCATCCTCACCGCCATCGGCGTTTACTCTTATAATACCAAGGACGACGAAGCCGCCAAAATCCGCGACACAATTTCAAACAAAATCAAGTCTCACGATTGGGCACTCCAGATGCACGGTTTTTACGTGGATATCGAAGCCAAAGAAATGCGCTTTGACGTGGTCATTAAATTCGGCGTGGACGCCCAGGAAGCTCTCGATACAATAAAGAGCGAAGCGGCGCTGCTCTACCCCGACTACAAGATACAGGTTTCACCCGATATCGATTTGGGATAATATTCAAGTTTTACTGAATCCTTCACCCATAAAGGGTTCAGGATGACATTGCAAATTGTTATATTTGCGGCATGACTCACAAAAACTCATTGGCACGAGTTGTCCTTTTTATTTTTGTCGGCCTGATTTTGGGCGGCATCATGAGCGAAGCTCTCGGAGCTTTGTTTGGCGAACTCGGAGTGCTATTAAACGCTGGCGGCTACGATAACAGTGTTCATCACGTTTTTACAGAGGCTGCCGATTTCAGTATCGGTTTTTCTGGCGATACACCGCAGCCCGTCGTCATTGATTTGTACCTTGTCAAATTTGCGCTTGGATTCGGCATCAAAGTGAACTTTTTGAGTGCAATTGGCATGTTCATCGCTCTTTACATCATGAAATGGTCCGGAGAAAGATAATGCAGACTATTCAGGAACTTCAGGCTCAGCTTGCTAACGGCAGCACCACTGCCGAAAAGCTCGCACAGGCTTCCCTCGAAAAAATTGAATCTACAAAGAATTTAAACGCCTATATTTCGGTGCTGAACGACCGCGCTCTCGAACGCGCTAAGGAAAGCGACAAGCGCCGCGCCGAAGGCAAGTCTCTGGGCGCCCTCGATGGCATCCCGGTTGCCGTGAAGGACAACATGTGCTTGACCGGCACTCGCACCACGGCCGCATCCAAGATTCTCGACAACTTCGTTGCTCCATACACCGCAACGGCACTTGAAAAGCTTGAAGCTGCAGGCGCCATCATCGTCGGCAAGACGAACATGGACGAATTCGCCATGGGTTCCAGCAACGAAACCTCTTACTACGGCCCGGTCAAGAATCCGCTCGACGAATCCCGCGTTCCGGGTGGTTCCTCGGGTGGTTCCGCAGTCGCCGTTGCCTCTGGCACGGTTCCCTGCGCTCTCGGTTCTGACACGGGTGGATCTATTCGCCAGCCGGCAGCCTGCACGGGCGTCGTCGGTTTGAAGCCGACCTACGGCCGCGTTTCCCGTTACGGCCTCCTCGCCTACGCAAGCTCTCTCGACCAGATTGGTCCGTTCGGTGCAACCGTTCGTGACTGCGCAACACTCCTCGGTGCCATCTGCGGCATTGACCCGCACGACAACACCACGAGCACTCGCCCGACCGAAGACTTTACCGCAAAGCTCGGCACTGGCGTTAAAGGCAAGGTCATCGGCGTTCCGAAGGAATACTTTGGCGAAGGCCTCGATGCAGAATGCAAAGCTGCCATCGAAAACATGCTGAAGAAGATGGAAGCCGAAGGCGCCACGATCAAGGAAGTGAGCCTCCCGCACATCAGCTACGCCGTGTCCAGCTACTACATCATTGCAACAGCAGAAGCAAGCTCCAACCTCAGCCGCTACGACGGCGTGCGTTACGGCTACCGCAGCGCTGAAGCCCGCAAACTTTTCGACCTTTACGCCAAGTCCCGCAGCGAAGGTTTCGGCAAAGAAGTGCAACGCCGCATCCTCCTCGGAAGCTACGTTCTCTCCGCCGGTTTCTATGACGCTTACTACGTGCAGGCCCAGAAGGTTCGCCGCCTCATTACAGACGACTTCACCGAAGCCTTCAAGACCTGCGACGTGATTGCAAGCCCGACGATGCCGGGTCTCCCGCTCAAGTGCGGCATGAACGAATCTGATCCGATGGCCGTTTACCTCTCCGACATCTACACCGTGAGCTTGAACCTCGCCGGTCTCCCGGGCGTGAGCGTTCCGTGCGGTATGGCAGGCGGCCTCCCGGTTGGCCTCCAGTGGATTGGCAAGCCGTTCCAGGAAGCAGACTTGCTCGCCGTCGCCGAAGCAACGGAAAAGCTTGCCAAGTGAGTGTCGCGCAGTCAAGTTTACTTGGCTGTATGACCGAACGCAGCAGCGGACGCCGAAGGCGTCAACGCTTGAACAAGTAAAAGTCGCGTTTCAGAAGTCGCGCATGACGCCCTTCAGGGCGCCGTTTTTATTTTTTGCACAATTCTTAAATCGAGCGAACTAATCCCAGACGCTCTTCTTTGGAGCGTTCTTACGAGGCGTTGTCGCTCTATGCTCTTTCCAATTTGCTTCTGCACGTACAGAACAATAGGCACATTCAAGAACGGGAGTATCCTCGAACAATTTTTTAACGACAATTTCCATAAGGTTTTCCCAGTTGGATCTTGAAACTCCAAAAGCATATTCTTCAAGAGCGCTCAATGTACCATAGCCTAGACGTTCGTGAGTTTTGCCATCATAAAAACCATAGTTTCCCACCATCGTCAAGATGCCTTCGTGCAGCAAGAAGCCAAGCAAGCCCAATCCTCCACCTGTAAGCATAGAATTAATCTGAATGGAATCGACAAATAAATAGACATCAGCATCAGGCAAAGCAAGGCGTTCATCATCGATAGCAAATACATCCCTGTTGTTTATCATCACTCCAGATTCACCCATATAAAAATTATTTGCACCCGAAATCCCCAACGGATAAGCCACAACAGAAACATGCATCCGAGAATGATCGTTAAGGTTTTCAGCCTTAGCCTCAATGTTTCTCTTTAATCCTGCAGACATCCACACAGGGAACGAATTGACATACTCCGGCAAGTCATCCTCAACATCGTCCGAATTAGCAACAACCGGATTTGTATAAATCACAGCGATTGTCGCCGGGCGCCAATTCCAATTTTCGGAAATAACAACCCTCGGGGTACATCCTGTCAAAAACAACAAAAACAAAACCCCAAGAATAAATTTCATTCTATTCATGCCAACTCCTTTTTGAATAAAGCCCAATCACTCAATTTTGTTTAGGCGTAACATTAAATACAAACTTATTGTTTCCGATGTTCGTAGAGATAAAGGTTCGCTTCGGGGACAGTAAGTTCCGAGCCTTTGATAATCCACTCGTCATCAGTACCAGTTCGGTACGTCACTACAACGCGATAGCGGAGATCCGTCTTAAGAACATCCACAGGGACCGTCCAGAAGTTTTCCGTCCCGACAACCATTTCAAGCATGTAAATATCATCGGTTTCCACCCCGTGAATCTTAATTTTCTTGACCATATCCTTGGGATTTCGCACTTGGATAATGCTCCAATATTCGCTCGCGCCTTCTTTGACCCAAATCGACGTAGAGTCCCCCCACACGCCTTCGACGCCTTCACAGCTCACGAATTCCCATTCGCCGTAATAGCGCCCGACTTGAATTCCCATGATATCACTAGCAGGGGCTCCGCCCAAATCCACACCGCAGTTTGCATCCGGGCAACGGTCGGTAATACGCACGGTCACCTCTTTCCAACCATCCGGCGTTTTGGCTTTCACATGAACACAGCCGCCACAAGCAGCGCCACCATCCCACGGGCCCTTATCATCGCCCGGAGAGACATTCACATGGATTGCCGCATAATACTGGATATTCGTCTGTCCGTAATTGCAGGCGCCACCGAGACTCGTCTCTTTTGCCGTAATGCTCCCGTAAGTCGTTACAGAGCCTTTGCCGCCATTTTCTACAAGTATCGGATCTGCAGCCGTATAGCTATCGCAGTTCGTGCAAACACCACTGTCCGACGACTCCGCAGAAATTTGCACTGAGGACGATGATGGCGCAGCATTTTCAGAACTACTCGAAGAGGATTCCGCAGGCTTTTTTGCGGAACTGCTCACAACAACTTCAGAACTTGAGCTAACTTTCGCAGAACTCGACTGCACGACCGATGAACTACTAGACGGATCCTCGCCCGCCGCCAGCGAACCATCCGAATCGCCACAAGCCCAGAACACAAGCGAGCTAGCCAAAACAGCCGCCGGAACAAAGCCAAAAACAAACTTACGCAAATTCATAAAATTCCAACCTCGCCGAAGTGCCCTCAGCACACATTTAATATACATCAAAAAACGCAGCCTAGAAAAGCTGCGTCATCATTATTAGTACTGCGCTACCGGCGTTTTTTCAATCGAATGCATCACTAAATCACGTAAAGCATTTTGCCAATCGTGCTCGAAAGCTTTATCCTCGGCACAGCCGCTTTCTTCTAGGAAACCATAATCCAACAGTTTTCCATTCTTTGCGTCATAATACGCATACGAAGCAGAAATTTTCACACAGCCATGAGAACTACCAGTCGTTACACCAACCATCATACCGCCACCCATTCCAAAGCTCGGTCCAGCAGCACCAGGAACAAAGTTCGTGTACGGTTCAAATTTGAAATTATCATAAATCAAATAAACTTCGGCACTATCCGACATCGAATTCAACTTGGGAACCAGAATACTATCGCCATCGGCTTCCTGTTTGGAATAAGAAACAAGATCCTTCGAAACTTCATTCAACTTGTAATGAGAGGCCGCATTGAACTTAAGCGTATTGTCCACATTACTCCAAATCCAGGGGGATAACGTTTTCATGCTTTCGGGCAATTCAATGGAATCAGGAATAACAGGAACCGTATAAACGACCTGCAACATCGAAGGCTTCGCCGTCCACGATGGGTCTTTATGTTGTCTTGAATTATAGCAGCC is a window encoding:
- a CDS encoding glycosyl hydrolase 53 family protein, with product MSILKYSFIGLACVSLAILSQGCGDDPASSPVYALNSSSAQESLGSSSDATPYSSSSFAGAWSSSLALSSAKISSSSSSTEALSSCHSELDSESSSSVATSSAVEPTSSEPSQNSSSSEALSSSSNASQLSSSRESSSSAQPIKIDFFNGADISEVQEYERNNTKFYDVDGKESDIFTILKNHGFNSIRLRTFVSPKAKYGYAASGCGHDAEAYGDKEHVVAYAKKVKAAGMGLLVDIHYSDVWADPGKQIIPERWRGVNNANAMADSVYAYTKDLMIALKNAGATPDMVQVGNETTPGILIHKPNSKTDCWGNGVDKAATSVNGDMGTAAGKANAAKYFNAGIKAVKEVSPTTKTVLHIERIRQANTVTWWMGVIFDDYKVPADVMGFSAYTAYGDGTPDNWKNLFNIVTTKYSKMEFIVAEYNGGDSDNHYKFDGSRKKTREMISGMNRWIGTFFWEPTIGGAWGAGLFDWKGKDLYANAKAFEEFF
- a CDS encoding cation diffusion facilitator family transporter, whose protein sequence is MSKTQTHNDNIDKEVNRNKVIVKTSVVGIVTNVILASVKAVIGLMANSIAVVLDAVNNLSDALSSIITIVGNKLSRKLPNEKHPLGYGRIEYLTAMVIASIVIYAGITSCVESVKKIIHPEAADYSTVSLVIIAIAVVVKVVLGRYVKSQGERVNSGSLIASGSDALFDAILSLSVLASALIFIFTGLSLEAYVGVLISIFIVKAGFEMLKDTVSDLLGKKNDNELTKQIKSLIRSEEGIHGAYDLVINDYGPEKKLASVHVELPDTMTVADLDSLTRKIEKKVYRETGVILTAIGVYSYNTKDDEAAKIRDTISNKIKSHDWALQMHGFYVDIEAKEMRFDVVIKFGVDAQEALDTIKSEAALLYPDYKIQVSPDIDLG
- the gatA gene encoding Asp-tRNA(Asn)/Glu-tRNA(Gln) amidotransferase subunit GatA; this translates as MQTIQELQAQLANGSTTAEKLAQASLEKIESTKNLNAYISVLNDRALERAKESDKRRAEGKSLGALDGIPVAVKDNMCLTGTRTTAASKILDNFVAPYTATALEKLEAAGAIIVGKTNMDEFAMGSSNETSYYGPVKNPLDESRVPGGSSGGSAVAVASGTVPCALGSDTGGSIRQPAACTGVVGLKPTYGRVSRYGLLAYASSLDQIGPFGATVRDCATLLGAICGIDPHDNTTSTRPTEDFTAKLGTGVKGKVIGVPKEYFGEGLDAECKAAIENMLKKMEAEGATIKEVSLPHISYAVSSYYIIATAEASSNLSRYDGVRYGYRSAEARKLFDLYAKSRSEGFGKEVQRRILLGSYVLSAGFYDAYYVQAQKVRRLITDDFTEAFKTCDVIASPTMPGLPLKCGMNESDPMAVYLSDIYTVSLNLAGLPGVSVPCGMAGGLPVGLQWIGKPFQEADLLAVAEATEKLAK
- the ung gene encoding uracil-DNA glycosylase, with amino-acid sequence MSVKLEQSWLNLLADQFEQPYFKQIKAKLLQEHAEHHVVYPPGPQIFAALDYCPVDKVKAVIIGQDPYHNPGQAHGLCFSVPFGIEPPPSLINIFQELHDDLGITPPPHGNLEGWAHQGILLLNASLTVRAHMAASHAGIGWQQFTDTIIQRLSQVRENLVFLLWGSFAIKKQVLIAPNRGHLILTAPHPSPLSAYRGFFGCKHFSKANAYLVSKGLEPIDWSIK
- a CDS encoding DUF4321 domain-containing protein; the protein is MTHKNSLARVVLFIFVGLILGGIMSEALGALFGELGVLLNAGGYDNSVHHVFTEAADFSIGFSGDTPQPVVIDLYLVKFALGFGIKVNFLSAIGMFIALYIMKWSGER